A region from the Benincasa hispida cultivar B227 chromosome 10, ASM972705v1, whole genome shotgun sequence genome encodes:
- the LOC120087687 gene encoding protein RETICULATA-RELATED 1, chloroplastic: MSVTSPTFNLFHSTVPSNPDAFFSNLEVRASGCFRWPCSEPRGSFKLVALHHSSNVNCRIRLNCISSEAAAETIVAPEDSKVFDDVNSVSRIDADGGVGGGGNPFGSGGGGGGGGGDGNGDGEDEREFGPLLKLDDVIKEADARGVRLPSDMLEAAKATGIREVFLHRYLDLQGSGWLLGFLMNSCSMFRDRMLADPSFLFKVGTEVVIDSCCATFAEVQKRGDNFWPEFELFAADLLVGIVVDIALVGMLAPYARIGQRPVSRGLLGQMQHAYSALPSSVFEAERPGCKFTVRQRIASYFYKGVLYGSVGFGCGLIGQGIANLIMNAKRCIKKSDEDVPVPPLIQSAALWGVFLAVSSNTRYQIVNALEQVVEASPLGKKIPPVAMAFTVGVRFANNIYGGMQFVDWARWSGVQ, from the exons ATGTCTGTTACCTCTCCCACCTTCAATCTCTTCCATTCCACAGTTCCTTCCAACCCAGATGCTTTCTTTTCAAATCTCGAAGTTAGAGCTTCGGGATGCTTTAGATGGCCTTGTTCTGAACCCAGGGGATCCTTCAAGCTTGTTGCTCTTCATCATTCCTCGAATGTGAACTGCCGGATTCGACTTAATTGTATTTCGTCCGAGGCGGCGGCTGAGACCATCGTCGCACCGGAGGACTCTAAGGTTTTTGATGATGTTAATTCTGTATCTCGAATTGATGCGGATGGTGGCGTTGGAGGAGGTGGGAACCCGTTTGGTAGCGGCGGCGGTGGCGGTGGCGGTGGGGGAGATGGAAATGGTGATGGCGAGGATGAGAGGGAGTTTGGGCCGCTTTTGAAATTAGACGACGTGATCAAGGAAGCTGACGCTCGAGGAGTGAGACTTCCTTCGGATATGCTCGAGGCTGCTAAGGCAACCGGGATTCGGGAAGTTTTTCTTCATCGTTACTTGGACTTGCAG GGGTCAGGTTGGTTGTTAGGCTTCTTGATGAATTCATGCTCCATGTTTCGTGACCGAATGCTAGCAGATccatcttttctttttaaagttgGAACAGAG GTAGTCATCGATTCATGCTGTGCTACATTCGCCGAAGTTCAGAAAAGGGGAGATAATTTCTGGCCAGAATTCGAGTTGTTTGCTGCTGATCTATTGGTTGGTATTGTGGTCGACATTGCTTTGGTTGGTATGTTAGCACCATACGCTCGTATAGGACAGCGGCCTGTATCAAGAGGATTATTGGGACAGATGCAACATGCTTATTCTGCTCTTCCTAGCAG TGTTTTTGAAGCTGAAAGGCCGGGGTGTAAATTCACAGTGAGGCAGCGAATTGCATCATATTTCTACAAG GGTGTCTTGTATGGCTCAGTGGGATTTGGCTGTGGTCTCATTGGCCAGGGGATTGCTAATTTGATCATGAACGCAAAACG GTGTATAAAGAAATCAGATGAGGATGTTCCTGTGCCTCCTCTTATTCAGAGTGCTGCTCTCTGGG GTGTTTTCCTTGCCGTATCTTCCAACACTCGTTATCAAATTGTGAACGCACTTGAGCAGGTCGTCGAAGCATCACCTTTGGGAAAGAAAATTCCACCGGTGGCAATGGCTTTCACAGTTGGTGTGAGGTTTGCCAACAACATTTATGGTGGTATGCAGTTTGTGGATTGGGCAAGATGGAGTGGGgttcaataa
- the LOC120089477 gene encoding UDP-D-apiose/UDP-D-xylose synthase 2, which yields MASGNRVDLDGNPIKPITICMIGAGGFIGSHLCEKLMAETPHKVLALDVYSDKIKHLLEPDSLPWADRIQFHRLNIKNDSRLESLIRMADLTINLAAICTPADYNTRPLDTIYSNFIDAIPVVKYCSGNNKRLIHFSTCEVYGKTIGSFLPKDSPLRQDPAYYVLSEDASPCIFGPIEKQRWSYACAKQLIERLIYAEGAENGLDFTIVRPFNWIGPRMDFIPGIDGPSEGVPRVLACFSNNLLRHEPLKLVDGGQSQRTFIYIKDAIEAVLLMIENPARANGQIFNVGNPNNEVTVKQLAEMMTEVYAKVSGEPSLETPTVDISSEEFYGVGYDDSDKRIPDMTIINKQLGWNPKTSLWDLLESTLTYQHRTYAEAIKQATAKPAASS from the exons ATGGCGTCCGGAAACAGGGTAGATCTAGATGGCAACCCCATTAAGCCAATCACCATTTGCATGATTGGCGCTGGTGGGTTCATTGGCTCTCACCTCTGTGAGAAGCTTATGGCTGAAACCCCTCACAAAGTGCTTGCTCTTGATGTTTATAGTGACAAGATTAAGCACCTTCTTGAGCCCGATTCGCTCCCTTGGGCCGATCGTATTCAGTTCCACCGTCTCAATATCAAGAATGATTCCCGGCTCGAAAGCCTCATTCGAATGGCAGATCTG ACGATAAATCTTGCTGCGATCTGTACTCCTGCCGACTACAATACGCGTCCTCTTGATACCATCTACAGCAATTTCATCGACGCAATTCCTGTG GTGAAATACTGTTCTGGGAACAACAAGCGTCTGATTCACTTTTCAACTTGCGAAGTGTATGGTAAGACAATTGGAAGCTTTCTTCCAAAAGATAGCCCTCTTCGTCAG GATCCAGCATATTATGTTTTGAGTGAGGATGCTTCTCCTTGCATCTTTGGTCCCATCGAGAAGCAAAGATGGTCTTATGCATGTGCTAAGCAATTGATCGAGAGGCTGATTTATG CTGAGGGTGCGGAAAATGGGCTGGATTTCACAATTGTAAGACCCTTTAACTGGATCGGACCAAGGATGGACTTCATTCCTGGCATTGATGGCCCAAGTGAGGGTGTTCCAAGGGTTCTAGCTTGCTTTAGCAAT AATCTCCTACGCCATGAGCCACTGAAGCTCGTGGATGGTGGCCAATCCCAAAGAACTTTTATATACATCAAAGATGCAATCGAAGCAGTTCTTTTGATGATT GAAAACCCAGCGAGGGCCAATGGTCAAATCTTCAATGTGGGCAACCCCAACAATGAAGTGACAGTGAAGCAGCTCGCTGAAATGATGACCGAG GTTTATGCAAAGGTAAGCGGGGAACCTTCGCTCGAGACACCGACGGTCGATATAAGCTCTGAAGAATTCTATGGTGTGGGTTATGATGACAGTGACAAGAGAATTCCTGATATGACCATCATCAACAAGCAACTTG GTTGGAACCCGAAGACATCACTCTGGGATCTGCTGGAATCAACTCTGACCTATCAACATCGAACATACGCCGAGGCGATCAAGCAGGCGACAGCAAAACCAGCTGCATCCAGCTAG